A window from Gottschalkiaceae bacterium SANA encodes these proteins:
- a CDS encoding DnaD domain protein — translation MSYRIEEPTIDLGNTSIENIFIQEYMPQGNGTAVKVYLMAYFCAKEPKYQASWDHFTIAKNLNLPLDEVLRAWDFWEQKEIVRKHIWGSDPDEYDIEFINLKQLYFEKLMPNSQNKRKKAYSNDVAAMIATRKDETTNRMFNQISSLTRRPLVAVEMSSVLNWIRDYNMAPDVIVEAFRLAYEKKTRPNIRYVEGIIRNWYDMGITHPSELESHLEKREIDFHAQNAIRKALGLARPLTQKELAMIKVWTKEWELALELIVKACDENIKITNPNFNYTNKILERWKAEGLTTVEEVEKAAEKRTPATPKSSSQKKNSFHNFEGRMQKYSPEELENKYLNRHRNKTSDQKGGNS, via the coding sequence GTTTATTTGATGGCTTATTTTTGCGCGAAAGAACCCAAATATCAAGCAAGTTGGGATCATTTCACCATAGCGAAAAATCTAAATCTTCCCTTGGATGAAGTCCTTCGCGCCTGGGATTTTTGGGAACAAAAAGAGATCGTTCGAAAGCATATCTGGGGATCCGACCCAGATGAATATGATATTGAATTCATTAATTTAAAGCAATTGTATTTTGAAAAGCTCATGCCAAATTCGCAAAACAAACGAAAAAAGGCATATTCTAATGATGTTGCTGCCATGATTGCAACGAGAAAAGACGAAACAACCAATCGCATGTTCAATCAAATTTCCAGTTTGACTAGACGCCCCTTGGTTGCGGTGGAAATGTCTAGCGTCCTTAATTGGATCCGAGATTACAATATGGCACCCGACGTTATTGTAGAAGCCTTTCGCCTTGCCTACGAAAAGAAAACCCGTCCAAACATCCGTTACGTGGAAGGGATTATTCGAAATTGGTATGACATGGGGATCACCCATCCAAGCGAACTAGAGTCCCATCTAGAAAAACGAGAAATCGACTTTCATGCGCAAAATGCCATTCGAAAAGCCCTGGGGCTTGCTCGACCTTTAACTCAAAAGGAATTGGCCATGATCAAGGTATGGACAAAGGAATGGGAACTGGCTTTAGAACTGATTGTAAAAGCCTGCGATGAAAACATAAAAATTACCAATCCGAATTTCAACTACACCAATAAAATTCTGGAGCGCTGGAAAGCTGAAGGCTTGACCACCGTAGAAGAGGTTGAAAAAGCTGCGGAGAAACGAACCCCCGCCACGCCTAAATCCTCTTCACAGAAAAAAAATAGTTTCCACAACTTCGAAGGCCGCATGCAAAAATACTCGCCAGAAGAACTGGAAAACAAATATCTGAATCGTCATCGTAATAAAACCTCTGATCAGAAAGGGGGCAACTCATAA